Proteins encoded by one window of Chromobacterium violaceum ATCC 12472:
- a CDS encoding PTS fructose transporter subunit IIC: MQARLEQWKQYLLTGVSHVIPFIASGGILIALAISLAPMTGKGPDFSHSPLLKLILDIGGSAFALLLPVLAGYIAYARSGKPALVAGMVGGQIAHTVNAGFLGALIAGLLAGWVVELLKKLPVAKALKPLMPILIIPILSSLAIGALMFEVLGAPIADLMVAMSGWLKSMGGANAMALGALLGAMVAFDMGGPVNKVAFFFGASMIAEGQYQVMGAVAAAVCIPPLGLGLATKLRKSLWSEQEREAGSAALGMGMIGITEGAIPFAAADPLRVIPTIVAGSALGGMIAMLGGVGDHAPHGGPIVLPVIDNRLMFGLAILAGVLLVAVVINLLRARSAAPAESAPAA; encoded by the coding sequence TGATCCCCTTCATCGCCAGCGGCGGCATCCTGATCGCGCTGGCCATCTCGCTGGCGCCGATGACCGGCAAGGGGCCGGACTTCAGCCATTCCCCGCTGCTCAAGCTGATCCTGGACATAGGCGGCAGCGCCTTCGCCCTGCTGCTGCCGGTGTTGGCCGGATACATCGCCTATGCCCGCTCGGGCAAGCCGGCGCTGGTGGCCGGCATGGTGGGCGGCCAGATCGCCCATACCGTCAACGCCGGCTTTCTCGGCGCGCTGATCGCCGGCCTGCTGGCCGGCTGGGTGGTGGAGCTGCTGAAGAAACTGCCGGTGGCGAAGGCGCTGAAGCCGCTGATGCCCATCCTGATCATCCCCATCCTGTCTTCGCTGGCGATAGGCGCGCTGATGTTCGAGGTGCTGGGCGCGCCGATCGCCGACCTGATGGTGGCGATGAGCGGCTGGCTCAAATCCATGGGCGGGGCCAACGCGATGGCGTTGGGCGCCTTGCTGGGCGCGATGGTGGCCTTCGACATGGGCGGCCCCGTCAACAAGGTGGCGTTTTTCTTCGGCGCCAGCATGATCGCGGAAGGGCAGTACCAGGTGATGGGCGCGGTGGCCGCCGCGGTCTGCATTCCGCCGCTGGGCCTGGGCCTGGCCACCAAGCTGCGCAAGTCGCTGTGGAGCGAGCAGGAGCGCGAAGCCGGCTCCGCGGCGCTGGGGATGGGGATGATAGGCATCACCGAGGGCGCCATTCCCTTCGCCGCCGCCGATCCGCTGCGGGTGATCCCCACCATCGTCGCCGGCTCGGCGCTGGGCGGCATGATCGCGATGCTGGGCGGCGTGGGCGACCACGCGCCGCACGGCGGCCCCATCGTGCTGCCGGTGATAGACAACCGGCTGATGTTCGGCCTGGCCATCCTGGCCGGCGTGCTGCTGGTCGCCGTCGTCATCAACCTGCTCCGGGCCAGGAGCGCCGCTCCGGCCGAATCCGCTCCGGCCGCCTGA
- a CDS encoding PTS fructose transporter subunit IIB, which yields MKVVAITACPTGIAHTYMAAEKLESTGRRLGHDVKVETQGAIGIENELSSRDIQAADVVLLAVDIAIEGEERFEDKRVVRVPIQNVLKDANAVFALL from the coding sequence ATGAAAGTAGTCGCCATCACCGCCTGCCCGACCGGCATCGCCCACACCTATATGGCCGCGGAAAAGCTGGAAAGCACAGGCCGCCGGCTGGGACACGACGTCAAGGTGGAAACCCAGGGCGCGATAGGCATAGAGAACGAGCTGTCCAGCCGCGACATCCAGGCGGCCGACGTGGTGCTGCTGGCGGTGGACATCGCCATCGAGGGCGAGGAACGCTTTGAGGACAAGCGCGTGGTGCGGGTGCCGATCCAGAATGTGCTGAAAGACGCCAATGCGGTTTTCGCGCTCCTGTGA
- the ptsP gene encoding phosphoenolpyruvate--protein phosphotransferase, translated as MSHSLTLVCPLPNGIHARPASRIAEFCAGFGAAIRWRNQRNGQLADAKSVLSLIGGDILFNDVVDIEIDGEEAARVAAELGRFLKQTLPLCDEPLAAAPAASRALPRGLAELVPSPCFGQPAGQGVAIGELCVYRGFRLPEPAELPLSTGRDAEIAALEGARRTLAEQLRMQAEREDGEAAAVSRAHLAILRDPDFRDRLDAAVGDGAGAARAVAAAVAHYRAQLARSASAYLREREVDIRDVGRRLLDILAPGMEPAGGDFPPATLLWAEDLAPSELLALDRSRVKGLLLARGGLTSHTIILARAFSLPVLIGVQSAAIAGGVGRTAVLDAGLGALFQNPDERVLDYYRAEEALLAQQRQKLAQACAGGSVSADGQRLELAVNIASAAEAQLGFAQGADGVGLFRTEMLFMEADEPPGEEAQFQCYAEVVRLAAGRPVIIRTFDIGGDKPAPCFPAAQESNPFLGYRAIRMYPDQEAAFRTQLRAILRASALGPVKAMIPMIATLNEARWARRVLEEERAALGLAEAVPMGIMLEVPSVLFQLDAFCREVDFFSVGSNDLTQYLFAADRDNERVGQLYDSLHPAFLAALNQAVATIHRHGRWIGLCGEAAAAPHALPLFLGMGLDELSMSAPSLQPCRRRLRGLDAGRCRELLAQALACADGAEVRALVDSAATRPALPMLTVDCLMPEADWRSKAAVIKGMVDRLWLLERCDDRYGMEEDLWLREQAYSTGLGHGFAIPHAKSGHVLHPTLCLARLERPVDWGASDGQPVDMVLLLAFNAADAGAAHLKFFSRLARLVMHEDFRQALRAERDPERLLALLRDRLEGAA; from the coding sequence ATGTCACACAGCCTTACCCTGGTTTGCCCGCTGCCCAATGGCATCCATGCCCGCCCCGCCAGCCGGATCGCCGAGTTCTGCGCCGGTTTCGGCGCGGCCATCCGCTGGCGCAACCAGCGCAACGGCCAGCTGGCCGACGCCAAGAGCGTGCTCAGCCTGATAGGCGGGGACATCCTGTTCAACGATGTCGTCGATATCGAGATAGACGGCGAGGAAGCGGCGCGGGTAGCCGCCGAACTGGGCCGTTTCCTGAAACAGACCCTGCCGCTGTGCGACGAGCCGCTGGCCGCCGCGCCGGCCGCCAGCCGGGCGCTGCCGCGCGGCTTGGCCGAACTGGTCCCGTCGCCGTGCTTCGGCCAGCCTGCCGGACAGGGCGTGGCGATAGGCGAGCTATGCGTATACCGCGGTTTTCGCCTGCCGGAGCCGGCCGAACTGCCTCTGTCTACCGGCCGCGATGCGGAAATCGCCGCATTGGAGGGCGCGCGCCGAACGTTGGCCGAGCAATTGCGGATGCAGGCGGAGCGTGAGGACGGCGAGGCGGCGGCCGTGTCGCGCGCGCATCTGGCCATCCTGCGCGATCCGGATTTTCGCGACCGGCTGGACGCCGCCGTGGGCGACGGGGCGGGCGCCGCCCGCGCGGTGGCGGCGGCGGTCGCCCATTACCGGGCGCAGCTGGCCAGGTCGGCCAGCGCATACCTGCGCGAGCGGGAGGTGGACATTCGCGACGTCGGACGGCGTCTGCTCGACATCCTGGCGCCGGGAATGGAGCCAGCCGGGGGCGATTTCCCGCCCGCGACGCTGCTGTGGGCCGAGGATCTGGCGCCCAGCGAGCTGCTGGCTCTGGATAGGAGCAGGGTCAAGGGCCTGCTGCTGGCGCGCGGCGGTCTGACTTCGCACACCATCATTCTGGCCCGCGCATTCTCGCTGCCGGTGCTGATCGGGGTGCAAAGCGCCGCCATCGCGGGCGGCGTCGGCCGGACCGCGGTGCTGGACGCCGGCTTGGGCGCGCTGTTCCAGAACCCGGACGAGCGGGTGCTGGACTACTACCGGGCAGAAGAAGCGCTGCTGGCGCAGCAGCGCCAGAAACTGGCCCAGGCCTGCGCCGGAGGCTCGGTCAGCGCCGACGGCCAGCGGCTGGAGCTGGCGGTGAATATCGCCTCCGCCGCCGAGGCGCAGCTGGGTTTCGCGCAGGGCGCGGACGGCGTAGGCCTGTTCCGCACCGAGATGCTGTTCATGGAGGCGGACGAGCCGCCGGGCGAGGAGGCGCAATTCCAGTGCTATGCCGAGGTGGTGCGGCTGGCGGCCGGCCGGCCGGTGATCATCCGCACCTTCGACATCGGCGGCGACAAGCCGGCGCCGTGCTTTCCCGCGGCGCAGGAGAGCAATCCCTTCCTCGGCTACCGGGCCATCCGAATGTACCCGGACCAGGAGGCGGCGTTCCGCACCCAGCTCAGGGCCATTCTGCGCGCCAGCGCGCTGGGTCCGGTCAAGGCGATGATCCCGATGATCGCCACCTTGAACGAAGCGCGCTGGGCGAGGCGGGTGCTGGAGGAGGAGCGCGCCGCGCTGGGGCTGGCCGAGGCCGTGCCGATGGGCATCATGCTGGAGGTGCCGTCGGTGCTGTTCCAGCTGGACGCTTTCTGCCGGGAAGTCGATTTCTTCAGCGTGGGCAGCAACGATCTGACGCAGTATTTGTTCGCCGCCGACCGCGACAACGAGCGGGTGGGGCAGCTGTACGACAGCCTGCATCCGGCCTTCCTGGCGGCGCTGAATCAAGCCGTGGCCACCATCCATCGCCACGGCCGCTGGATAGGTCTGTGCGGCGAAGCCGCCGCCGCGCCGCACGCGCTGCCGCTGTTTCTGGGCATGGGGCTGGATGAGTTGAGCATGAGCGCGCCTTCGCTGCAGCCCTGCCGCCGGCGCTTGCGCGGACTGGACGCAGGGCGTTGCCGCGAGTTGCTGGCCCAGGCATTGGCGTGCGCGGACGGGGCCGAAGTGAGGGCGCTGGTGGACAGCGCCGCCACCCGTCCCGCGCTGCCCATGCTGACCGTCGACTGCCTGATGCCGGAGGCGGACTGGCGCAGCAAGGCGGCGGTCATCAAGGGCATGGTGGACCGGCTGTGGCTGCTGGAACGCTGCGACGACCGTTATGGCATGGAGGAGGACTTGTGGCTGCGCGAGCAGGCCTATTCCACCGGCCTGGGACACGGCTTCGCCATCCCGCACGCCAAATCCGGGCACGTGCTGCATCCGACGCTGTGCCTGGCCAGGCTGGAGCGGCCGGTGGATTGGGGCGCCAGCGACGGGCAGCCGGTGGACATGGTGCTGCTGCTGGCCTTCAACGCCGCGGACGCCGGCGCCGCGCACCTGAAATTCTTTTCCAGACTGGCCAGGCTGGTGATGCACGAGGACTTCCGCCAGGCGTTGCGCGCCGAGCGCGATCCCGAGCGCTTGCTGGCGCTGCTGCGGGACAGGCTGGAGGGCGCGGCATGA
- the manA gene encoding mannose-6-phosphate isomerase, class I, giving the protein MSAFPLHGLAQHYAWGGRRFIPGMLGLDNAEQQRFAEWWLGAHEDAPSVIETPLGPQPLHYAIAHQAPAFLGEALIRRHGRRLPFLLKVLDVDAPLSIQAHPDEAQARAGFARENAVGLAIDDARRNYRDPYPKPEMMVALSPFWLLHGMRPDAQIDALLARQPAWTPLREGLAREGGAALYRRLLRLPQAEIAALLRPLWRRLETGDDAGPDDPDHWTRRLAGSRAEDRGIFGCYLLNLVGLRPGEAIFQPARLPHAYLHGRNIELMANSDNVLRAGLTDKPVDVEALLGVMDGEPVRPETMAAPDGCGLRPYPRCGGDYFALDQLLLGEGESESWRSAGPEVLLVVDGSLRLRHPGGELALEQGQSALLQPGLACEAQAGRLALAYRAFCPMAG; this is encoded by the coding sequence ATGAGCGCCTTTCCCTTGCATGGCCTGGCCCAGCACTACGCCTGGGGCGGCCGCCGCTTCATTCCCGGCATGCTGGGCCTGGACAATGCCGAGCAGCAACGTTTCGCCGAGTGGTGGCTAGGCGCGCACGAGGACGCGCCGTCGGTGATCGAGACGCCGCTGGGGCCGCAGCCGCTGCATTACGCGATCGCCCATCAGGCGCCGGCTTTTTTGGGCGAGGCGCTGATCCGCCGCCACGGACGACGCCTGCCCTTCCTGCTGAAGGTGCTGGACGTGGACGCGCCGCTGTCCATCCAGGCGCATCCTGACGAAGCGCAGGCGCGGGCGGGCTTCGCGCGCGAAAACGCCGTCGGCCTGGCCATCGACGATGCCCGGCGCAACTATAGGGACCCGTATCCCAAGCCGGAAATGATGGTGGCGCTGTCGCCGTTCTGGCTATTGCACGGCATGAGGCCGGACGCGCAGATCGACGCGCTGCTGGCGCGGCAGCCGGCGTGGACGCCGTTGCGGGAAGGGCTGGCGCGTGAAGGCGGCGCGGCGCTGTATCGCCGCCTGTTGCGGCTGCCGCAGGCGGAGATCGCGGCGTTGCTGCGTCCGCTATGGAGAAGGCTGGAGACCGGAGACGATGCCGGTCCGGACGATCCCGACCATTGGACGCGGCGGCTGGCCGGCAGCCGGGCCGAGGACAGGGGGATATTCGGCTGCTATCTGCTCAACCTGGTGGGACTGCGGCCGGGAGAGGCCATCTTCCAGCCGGCGCGGCTGCCGCATGCCTATCTGCATGGCCGCAATATCGAGCTGATGGCCAACTCCGACAATGTGCTGCGCGCCGGCCTCACCGACAAGCCGGTGGACGTGGAGGCCTTGCTGGGGGTGATGGACGGCGAACCAGTCCGCCCCGAAACCATGGCCGCGCCGGACGGCTGCGGGCTAAGACCGTATCCGCGCTGCGGCGGCGATTATTTCGCGCTGGACCAGCTGCTGCTGGGAGAAGGCGAAAGCGAGTCCTGGCGCAGCGCCGGGCCGGAGGTGCTGCTGGTGGTGGATGGCAGCCTGAGGCTGCGCCACCCCGGCGGCGAGCTAGCGCTGGAACAGGGACAAAGCGCCTTGCTGCAGCCCGGCCTGGCGTGCGAGGCGCAAGCCGGCCGGCTGGCGCTGGCCTACCGCGCCTTTTGCCCGATGGCCGGCTGA
- a CDS encoding helix-turn-helix transcriptional regulator has product MTPLPSFRLSWPSALQRLCHAPAGKHMPAGAYQVHFPRLELVLSNRYHYSHEGCENASLSAQEALFIPAEHWTLPNWCANGEVLHILFDYARIGFSLVRSGPQGVISTHKESMVLAQRGSLNGMLDVLAGLCRDGADPEVLRLQGQALLALLQSLYDEARDSQWQQGGNLFRAICLYISEHLYAPLTREDVALRFSISATHLSRLFRQHLGLGFCEFLSHARLDLAKALLRQGQLPLSRVAARCGYADVNYFHRVFKQRFAMTPCAYRREFA; this is encoded by the coding sequence ATGACGCCGCTCCCGTCCTTCCGCCTGAGCTGGCCGTCCGCGCTCCAGCGGCTGTGCCACGCGCCAGCCGGCAAGCACATGCCTGCTGGCGCCTATCAGGTGCATTTCCCGCGGTTGGAGCTGGTGTTGTCCAATCGCTACCATTACAGCCATGAGGGCTGCGAGAACGCCAGCCTGTCGGCGCAGGAGGCGCTGTTCATTCCGGCCGAGCATTGGACGCTGCCGAACTGGTGCGCCAACGGCGAAGTGCTGCATATCTTGTTTGACTACGCGCGGATAGGTTTCAGCCTGGTGCGCTCCGGCCCGCAGGGCGTGATCAGCACTCACAAGGAAAGCATGGTGCTGGCCCAGCGCGGCAGCCTGAACGGCATGCTGGATGTGCTGGCCGGCCTGTGCCGCGATGGCGCCGATCCGGAAGTGCTGCGCCTGCAAGGCCAGGCGTTGCTGGCCTTGCTGCAGTCGCTGTACGACGAGGCGCGCGACAGCCAGTGGCAGCAGGGCGGCAACCTGTTCCGCGCCATCTGCCTGTACATCAGCGAGCATCTGTACGCGCCGCTGACGCGCGAGGATGTGGCGCTGCGTTTCAGCATTTCCGCTACCCATCTGTCTCGGCTGTTCCGCCAGCACTTGGGCCTGGGCTTCTGCGAATTCCTGTCCCATGCCCGGCTTGACCTGGCCAAGGCCTTGCTGAGGCAGGGACAGCTGCCGCTCAGCCGCGTCGCCGCCCGTTGCGGCTACGCCGACGTCAACTACTTCCATCGAGTATTCAAGCAACGTTTCGCGATGACGCCATGCGCGTACAGGAGGGAGTTCGCGTAA